Below is a window of Vibrio gazogenes DNA.
TTCCCCGTCGTTTTAGATTGATGGAGTTGTTGTGGCGACCATCTTTTTCCATCACAAAATTTTTGAAAAATCCCAGTGGTGGCGTACGGTTCAAGGCATTTCGGGCGAGACAAGCGAGGAAGCGTGGGCTTCTTTGGGCGCGTCTGACAATAAACCGGTTGAGTTGTTCTGCCCAGCGAGTTTGACCATAGACACCATCCAGATCGAAAAAAATCGATGCATTCAGTAGCGCTTTAGGATTCGGATCATCAATCCAATCGGAGAAGCAAACTTCCCATTCCTGACGGGTCATTCGCCAAATCGGATTCGTTGCCATAATCCCACCGGTACAATAGCTATAACCGCAGAGAGCGAGTGCGTCACAAACAAACTGAGAGAGTTTACTGAAATAGGCATCATGTTTGTTGGCATCATAACGGTTGTCGAGAATAATCGCGTTATCCTGATCTGTGACCACCAGTTGTTCATCTCTTCCCATTGAACCCAGTGCCAGAAAACAGTAGGGGATCGGTGGTGGACCATATTCCATTTCCGCCAGCTCAATAATGCGTTGTTTAAAGCTTCTACCAATCACAGACATCGCTGTGCCAATCATATGGGCATTTGCATCTTCATTGACCAGACGAACAAAACTCTCTTTCACCTGCTCGGCAATTGTCACCAAATCATCGACACTGTTTTGATGGAATATGCTACTGACTAATAGCAGTGAGTTTTGTGACTGATAACGAACCAAATCGGTGGTTTCGAGAATGCCTAACGGTTTGTTCTCTTTCAAAATGGGTAGATGATGAATTTGATGACGCAACATCACCATCATGGCTTCATAAACATAAGCATTATGATCGAGTGTTAACAGCTCGGTTGTCATCACTTCATGAATCGGACGCTGTGGAGAAATGGCATTTGCCAGTACTCGACTACAAAGATCTCTATCTGTAATGATACCTAATTGAGGTTTGTCATCATGGCAATCTGTTGTGGTGGGGTCGGTGTTCAATATCAGCAGGGCAGAGACATTTTCTTCGGCCATTTTTTGCGCTGTTTCATGGATCGACGTCTCCGGTGGAATCCAAATCGCTTCCCCTGTCAGCAGACTCTTCACTTTGGCGGTGGACAGGTCATTGGTTTCTACAGTACTGGAAACCGCATGACGCAGCCTGGTTTTATCATTGACCTCAACAAAGTCGGCAAAGATTTCGTAGTTATCGTATAGAGACTGGAACAGTGATTCTGGAATTCGATAGACCAATGTATCTTCAATCGCTGTGACAGGGAAAACGACTTTGTTGTTGGTCAGTAATCCCATTTGACCAAATAGATCGCCTTGTGAGAGACGATTGTAGAGTTCACCTTTGCGCCGATAAACTTCGACAGCGCCACTCCGGATCATGAACAACTCCTGAATCGCACCGCCGTTTTGAATGATCGGCGTTCCTTTTCGAAAATAGGTGATCTCTATCTGTTGGATGATCTCTTCAAGGACTGTATCTTCAAACTCGTTGAATGGTGGGTATTGGGCAAAAAATTGTTTAATTTCCAATAATTCTGTATGCATGTAGGTTTCCCTATAACGAGCTTTTTTATCATCATAGCAGGAAGTGATGTGTGGTTCGATGGAAGAGAATGAAATTGTTAAAAAAAAGTAAATTCGGCATGGATTAAAAAGCCCAGCTGATGCTGGGCCGTATATCAAATTCAAGAGTGATGTAATGAGGTTTTTTGTGTTTTCAGATGACGGAGCATGGTACTGATGAGTGGACTTATCAGCAATAAGACTGCCAGTGATGCGAATGCCAAAGTAATCGGTCTTTCCCAGAGGAAATTGAGTTCGCCATCACTGATCATCAGCGCTCGGCGAAGGTTTTCTTCCATGAGTCATATGCAGTGAGCCGTTGGCCCACTGCATATATTTACAAGATGAAATGTAGATTTTAACTAGAGCAGAGCTGTGTTAAGAAATGGTCAATATGCTGCCCCACCTCTGCCGGCGTTGAAGCCCGTCTCATCTGTTCCATCGAAGGGAGCTGATTGTTTTGGAAATATTCCGCTGATACAAAGGCATCACTGGCGTGATAGCGTAATGTATCTTGATCGGCTGAGCCGTCACCAACAATGATAAACTTACCCGTCGTTTTATTCTGACTTTTCCATCGCTCGATGACCTGTACTTTCCCCTTTGAGGAAAGTAGTGGGGAAGGTCGTATACTGAGCACTCGATTTCCCAGCCAGATAAAACGATTCGCAGTGAGTTGATCATATTGAATGCCCCATGCATCTAATAACGGGGCAATCCACTCCGTATAACCGCCAGAGATAACATGGAGCTTGATACCTTTGTCGGTTAACGAACGAAATATTTCTTTTAACACGGGGTCTAAAGCATCTATCCGGCTTGACACATACTGATCAACGGTTTGCTTAGTGACAAACATCGCGGTTCTAAGCATGAACAGTTTTTCTTGCCAAGTTGCACGTCCGGCAAATGCCCGCGGTGCAATTTCTGCCAGATACCGGATTGTTTCATCACCGCCTTTTTTATGACTCAATGCGATTTTCAAGATTTCTACCGTACTCTCTTCCGGCAGTAACGTATTATCAAAATCAAAGATGACATTCATAACTGCTTTAACTGCTCTTTGTAACTATATTTATCATCTTTGGTCCAGTGGGTTGCCGGTATCTTCAGATAACTGGCTACAGCCTGTTGGATAGCGTCGGCAAATTCTTGCGGAGCCTGCTCCCGAGAGTAGTGAAGTTTATCCAGATAGGTCACTTCAAAATGGATATAGGGCATCATGAGAATCGTCATGAAGCGGACATACCCCGGAGACATCATCGGACTTGGAGACAATCCGAAAGGAAGTCTGACTTTTAAAGCGACCGGGACGACGGGTTGTCCTCGAATCATAAACTCAGGGCGAAACCGGAATAGCGCTTGCCCATTATTAAGGGTGGCTTCTGGCGTGATGTATAGTGCGTGTTTTTCCGGTGCTTTATTCCACTCCCTGAAACATTGCACTAACTGTCGTTGATTTCTGACGAGCCAATAGCTGGAATTCGAGCCTTTAAATAAGATGTAGCCAACGAATTTACCCAGAGGGCTATCCGCTTTATCAATCATCAGTGTCGCGTGTGGCATTGCTAACCCCGGAATATGATCAAAAATACTGACGTGGGGGGATGCAACGACACATCCGGCAGTATGTTGACCCACAGCTTCCGGTGTCATATTACAGCGAACTCGTATGCCTAACAGTCGGATGAACACTCGATATACCGATTTCCTTTTTGTATGAGGAAAGATTGGAAACACCAGTCCGTAAACGCTAATCAATAGCAGACGAAACAGCAATAATAACGATCCGAATGGCATATATAGGGCTGTCAAGACTGAAAAGTGGCGCCATAATTTTACATCACATAATGTCGAAATGGGGACATCCTGACATAACGTAGATTGCTCAATATTTTGCATGTACTGTTTCCCGTGCTTCTTGTTTCTGAATGTACTGGTATAACTTTTGAGCAGTACTTTCGTTTTTGTCTCTGACCTTGAAAAAGTTATCCCGGTCATAGTCAATCTTGAGGTGTTCACCGAATGGCGTGAAAACAATTCGGCATTGTTCACGGTTAAGGTTGAGGTATTTCAGATTCATCTGAATGGCACGAGTGTGTTTGATGTTCGTAAGTGTATAAACGGATGTGAATCCCAGTACATCAAAGGCCCAGCATAATGCGGTATGTCCTGCTAAATATGTCCAGGGGGTTCCCCAGTATTTTGGTAAGTAACGCATCCCGAAGTTAATACCAAATTGTTTTTCTTCAAATCCTGCGTACCCCATAAAAGGGGCATTGGTTCCTTGAGAAACCACCCAGCGAGCCCATCCTTTTTGTTCCTGATTTTGTCTGAATCGATCAACCTCATTTCTGATGACATCGATTGTTCTTGCTTGTCCGGAAGAGATAAACTTCATATTTTCTTCATCGGAAGCCAATGTCGCATACCCCTGAATATCATCATCGTTCCACTTGCGCAGCGTGATGCCGTATTTGCTACATATTACGTTATTCATATCTACCTACCGCCAAACTTCAGTTGTTCAATTGTTTATCATCGCCACATTGTCCAATGTGATGTTGCTACATCTCGTTCTAATAAGTTGTATTTTCCGTCCTTCTGTGGGTTCATATGACTGAGAACAGATGGAAAAGTTATGAACACTGGGTGAGGAGCTGAACTCAACATTCTTATGTATTTTTTAAACATATTTATTACATCATTATTAATGATATATACACTTTAGCTCCTCCGACCAGTGATGAATTGCATATAAAGAGCGTAAAAGTGACGGAAAATTTTCTTGAGTGAATAGTACTTCGGTAAAATATTCCTCTTTTGAATCATCGCTATGAATTTAAGTTATTTGCTCTTTGTTTTAATGTAAATAGTTGCTTATCGTCATAATTATCAAAAGAGGGAGTCGTGAT
It encodes the following:
- a CDS encoding putative nucleotidyltransferase substrate binding domain-containing protein → MHTELLEIKQFFAQYPPFNEFEDTVLEEIIQQIEITYFRKGTPIIQNGGAIQELFMIRSGAVEVYRRKGELYNRLSQGDLFGQMGLLTNNKVVFPVTAIEDTLVYRIPESLFQSLYDNYEIFADFVEVNDKTRLRHAVSSTVETNDLSTAKVKSLLTGEAIWIPPETSIHETAQKMAEENVSALLILNTDPTTTDCHDDKPQLGIITDRDLCSRVLANAISPQRPIHEVMTTELLTLDHNAYVYEAMMVMLRHQIHHLPILKENKPLGILETTDLVRYQSQNSLLLVSSIFHQNSVDDLVTIAEQVKESFVRLVNEDANAHMIGTAMSVIGRSFKQRIIELAEMEYGPPPIPYCFLALGSMGRDEQLVVTDQDNAIILDNRYDANKHDAYFSKLSQFVCDALALCGYSYCTGGIMATNPIWRMTRQEWEVCFSDWIDDPNPKALLNASIFFDLDGVYGQTRWAEQLNRFIVRRAQRSPRFLACLARNALNRTPPLGFFKNFVMEKDGRHNNSINLKRRGTAPLADVIRVHALAIGSHAKNSFERLDDIIESGLLPKGGGENLRDALEFISMVRIRHQAYDVENRIEPDNNIEPENLSDFERRNLKDAFQILSNAQNFLKYRYKANSSPRAS
- a CDS encoding HAD-IB family phosphatase, which produces MNVIFDFDNTLLPEESTVEILKIALSHKKGGDETIRYLAEIAPRAFAGRATWQEKLFMLRTAMFVTKQTVDQYVSSRIDALDPVLKEIFRSLTDKGIKLHVISGGYTEWIAPLLDAWGIQYDQLTANRFIWLGNRVLSIRPSPLLSSKGKVQVIERWKSQNKTTGKFIIVGDGSADQDTLRYHASDAFVSAEYFQNNQLPSMEQMRRASTPAEVGQHIDHFLTQLCSS
- a CDS encoding GNAT family N-acetyltransferase, with the protein product MNNVICSKYGITLRKWNDDDIQGYATLASDEENMKFISSGQARTIDVIRNEVDRFRQNQEQKGWARWVVSQGTNAPFMGYAGFEEKQFGINFGMRYLPKYWGTPWTYLAGHTALCWAFDVLGFTSVYTLTNIKHTRAIQMNLKYLNLNREQCRIVFTPFGEHLKIDYDRDNFFKVRDKNESTAQKLYQYIQKQEARETVHAKY